In Gossypium hirsutum isolate 1008001.06 chromosome D01, Gossypium_hirsutum_v2.1, whole genome shotgun sequence, the genomic window aaaataaatataagaaattactttaaatataattctatgatattgaaatttaaaaaaaaaaatcttcattgaaaaaaattattttgaattgataTCTCAATAAATTTACGCATTAAACATTTATGAACTATtgtcaatatttttattatattggtCTTAGAAGTATAATGCCTAAAATCTAATCATGCAGGTAGTTTCATTCTTCCACATTCTTgagtaaatatgataaaaataattaatattaattaaaataacatattaaaaattactTTAGATATAATTCTatccaaataaaaattttaaatgtgataaaatattatttatataatatttagacaaaaaataattataaataattattttactaataatattaactaaaacAACCTATTCACAATAACTTTCAAGTATGATtctcaaaacaaaaaatattattagCAATTACgcaaatacatattttaaaattcaaaataatattattatttattgcatTTATAATATATCTAATTTATTTACATCTATTTTGAGAGACCATGCCCATAGAAATCTAACATTCCTTTTCTTTTAGTAATGAttacttaaattaattatataaaattaaattttttattaaaataaattatataaatacatatatttacgTACAAGTTACCTaacgaaaaaaaaattgcatatatTAAGGATTAGTCCGGTATCTGagccattttttttaaattcttaaaattaataaGGGTTTATATACAATTAGGTACTTGAATTTGGTTTTAATGTTTAATATGATACTTAAgtatttttgtttcaattcaGTACCTAAGTCCGGCTTTAATGTTCGGTTTGGTGCTTAAacttttcaatttgatacttgagttcTTTTGGTCCTAATTACCCGACTTTagcttcaatgttcaatttgattCTTAAGtattttttgtcacttttttactAGAGTTCACATATTAAATATTCACTGAACCACATAATACCATTTGTATCAAATTAGACCTTAAAGCTAAACTCATGTACCAAATTCAATATGAAAGACAAACTCAGGTAACAAAtactatattaataaaaaataaaaaaaaggacaaaCTCAATGCGATAGTTGGAGCGTAGCGTTTACGCGTTAACATTCTAACGCCGGTAGTTGCCTATCCAAACCACAGGCGCAATCTAATAACGGGTCATCAAGGAGTCAGGAGAAATGAACCAACAGATTGTTGCCACGTGGGGATTCAAAAGCTCAAACGCTATTGCGTATTAAAACTTAGGAAAGAGGAATTATAGGAATCTTTCCGCTGTAAACGCGTCTGTAAATAAATACCAAGTTTCTTCGAAGAGTTTTTTTCTGCgatcttcatctttttcttttttcttttcttttttagtttttatttatttttgacttCTTTGGATCGGTCGATTGCCATATCGATCGGTCCTTGTATCTCTTCAATATCTCTTTGAAGGTCAGTAATTcatatttctctctctctctctattcatatttctctctctctctctctttattatttttttaaaagctagatttgttttttttgttaCCGTTGAATCGCGATTTTTGTCGTTAATTAATCGGGAtagattttgttttaattagttAGGCTGATTTTCATAAGAGATCTGAGGTTTTTTTGAATTTGAGATGATTTGAGTCGTTAGAGGCTTTGGTTTTTATATGACAGCCTTCAATTTTTGGGGAAATTCTTGCAATTTTCTGATACTAGTGAATTTTATGATTGGTGTTTGTTTTCGTTCCAATTCGATTTTTGtaggaatcggagtttcggagGTCTAGGAAAAGAAATGGCAAGTGGGTTTGGGGAATCAGCGAGCCATTCTCCCCACAATCCATCTTGCTCCACCAATAATGCTAATGGTGATGCTGGTAATTTTGAGTGCAATATTTGCTTTGACTTAGCTCAAGACCCTATTGTCACTTTATGTGGGCATCTTTTCTGCTGGCCTTGCCTTTACAAATGGCTTCATACTCATTCCCGTTCTCAGGAATGTCCTGTTTGTAAAGCCCTTGTTGAGGAACAAAAATTGGTTCCTTTGTATGGAAGGGGGAAATCATCTACTGATCCTAGGTCCAAATCTATCCCGGGTGTTAATATTCCGAATCGTCCAGCTGGACAGAGACCTGAAACGGCTCCTCCACCAGCACCTAATCAGTTTCCCCAAAATGGGTTCGGGTTCATGGGAGGCTTGGGAGGTTTTGCACCAATGGCAACCGCTCGATTTGGGAATTTCACACTCTCTGCTGCTTTTGGTGGTCTTATCCCATCCTTGTTTAACCTTCAGGTCCATGGATTTCCTGATGCGGCTATGTTTGGTCCAGCTGCTGGTTTTCCATATGGCTTTCCAAGTTCATATCATGGTGGCCTTGCTCATGGATaccatcaccaccaccaccaccatcatcATCGCACCGCACAAGGCCAGCAGGATCATTATCTGAAGATGCTGTTTCTGTTTATCATTGTTTGTGTTATCTTTGCAATGATTTATCAATAGACCATATCTGCTATCAAAGCATAAATTGCTAACTTATTTTAGGAGTGCCAATCCGATATCTTGTGTAAATCTAATAAATGCATTTTCATTTACCTTTTTGTCTTTTACTTAGTGATTGAGGAATTTATTGTATGGCACTTCCCCTGTTGATTTTTGGTTCATCAGTTGGTTCGGCTTTGTATTTATGCTTTGGAATATCTTTCGCTGTCCTCTATGGCTAAAAAGCATCAATGTGTTTTAGCAACTGCAATACACTAATTtggctctttttcttttctccctgcGCATCTTTGGTTTCAGCAAGATTATTGAGTCATGAGAGCAAGGTCATGTGTTTTCAGCTTATTTATCCTAATTCCAGTCGTAATATCTTCAAGTGTTGGGTAACATAAAATGTAGCAGTATTTTATGTGCCTAGCTATTCATAAGTTAGAACTTCTTGCGATCTGAATAGATTTTGTCTTGGCCTTCTATATATTTCATGGTTATTTCCTTAGTATATGAGGGAGGATAGCTGAGTTGATTTAGATGGGTGGTTAAATAGGTAGTGTAGGTGGAGTTGTTTCTCTCTGCAGTTAAAGCTTTGTTATAAGCATTTGCCATTAGTCACACTCAGTTCAGTTTCCACTGCTCTTTACCCTTTCATTTGAGACTATGAACgaaagattttttttatgtagCGATAGTAAAATGGTTCCCTTTCTTGGCCTGAGTGACACAGCAATTCTTTGTGCTTGCGTAGTTGTTTATATAACAAACTTCAGTGATTATAGCTCCTGACCAAGCTCAAGTTTGCAACCCAGTTTGTGTTTCTAGTGCTAATTGTGCATGGACTACGAATATGAACTAGATTtgatttctttgttttgtttggtTAATGAGATTTGTGATTCTCATTGTTGACTCCAGGGAGGTTACCTTTTAATCCATAGCCAATTCTTCGCAAAACAGGGGAATGCATCTCAGTAGTTATATATGCAATTGATGATAGTGTATGACGTTTTGCTGTTGTCAGCTTTGTGCTGGTTATAACATAGAATCCTACCTTGTTGTGTATCCTCTGCTGTCCTGTGCGCACACATGCACGCTATAGCATAAGTTGGTTTTGTTGGTACTTGAAATGAATCTATATGATCAAAAGTATGATGGAATCCAGTGTTGGTTGTGTTACTACTTTCAGACAAGCATCACATGATTTGGATGCCTTCAGTAGACAGTGAGTCTATAGCAAGGTGTTATTTTTAACCAATATAGTTAATGGGTATGAATTGTTGCTATCTGTTTCTTTTATTGGCAAGTGGTCCTGAAATGGCTTTATTTGATCAGCCTCCTCCTACTCTTATCTGATCCACCAGTTTCAAGATTTTTTTGGTTGAGTGCTGGGGTGGCCCTTTAGTTCATTGGATGAAGCTTTACGCACATGGGTTGCTCGGAGGTCTGGTGATGCTGCCGTTTAGGCCTCATGGTAGGTAATTTCTTTTTCCCTGTATTTTTTTGTGAAACTGTTTCGATGATAATTACAGAATTATGGGGTCAATTACTGTTTGATGTTATGCTAGTTTTGTAACAAAATGATGTTAAGCACTTTTTCATCATGCAAAATTATCACTTGTTGAGGCGCACCTGGCACAAAAACATAGGCAGCAATTGTCGTGCGTTAGGAGCTGTCCATGGGGCCATTCAGGCTGATCTGGGTGTGTTCCAGAGTTTCTAGTCTCAAGTGACCATCACTTTCGTTGTATGTTTATGTCACGGTTCTTCTGTGTGACATAATATCGAGCACTTGTTTTGCCTTAGCTAGTTGCCCGCTCATATGTATACAAGCTGTGGCCTACAACTAGGAATTATATGCCATTTTAATATGGTGGACACCACACTATCCCCatcctttaaaaaaattcaaatttaaataacaaaaggTTAAAATAGTTAAAAAGTTTCCAATCACCATGtgtgatttttttattcatttatataaaaaatgaacaGAAAAAACACGAggcttaaataaattttatgtaaaaattcaataggagttaaaattaaaaattaaaaatccttTCATAGTTTAGGTCAAAAACTTAATGTTTGTATATTTTTCCtaagtttaaattgttttttaaataaattttatataaaggtAAGGAAATACAACAAATATCCtacaataatatttattaattgtttaaaatgtgattttctaaatattttttctgATCAAGTTGTTGTTGAGTTGACTCGAGATATTTAGTCacatatttaaataatagtaACCATATATAGAAAACACGATGTgagtgaaaaatatttttttatgtaaaaaatcatataaataatgATGAAGCTTTGGATGACATGGTCAAATTAAAGATTTAAGATACTTATGTCTCGTTTGGTTACTAGTGTAATTATATGAGCAAAACAAACTTAGTTATTATGCATGTATTACAATAGTTAGATGTAAAATAAAGAATAGttagtacaaatttaaatttgaaattagaaagatgaatGATAACTCTTGTAAAAAATAAGTGCCAAAAATAAGTTATAGATGTGGctaaatattattaattgaattagtttattgctAATTCATATACTAGAacatgtgtaaaaaataatattcctACTAGCAAATGAAGCAGTAATAGGTTAGGTTTAAATCTCAtcctttgtatatatatttttttaaaatttaagatttttaatataaattctatattaatgtataaaatacaaaaaaactcTATGATAATatctttaaatttgattttttagtattttttttagatCAAGTTGGTTTTGAGCCGACCTGATACACTAAATTGGAAttacatttaaataatagtaagtatagatatatatttttatgtaaaaatatttgaagtggttgatgatttgtatatttttattaaaattaaattaattttatataaaaatatttattaattgtttaaaaagaGACGAAGGTGTTATTTGGAAGCAGTGAATGGCGTTGGACTTTGTTTTTCCTTTGATTCCTTCTTCTTCCATGCGAAGAAACCACCTTTCTTATCCAAACTCCCTTTTCTTTACATTTAATATCAACCGTCTATTCAGATACAGAGTTAATATTACATGTATTTATATTGACTCTGTGTTGATGATGAAAGTAATTTGTACAATGGCTCATCTTCTCCATTGCTTAGTAATTTTCACCATCTTAATAGCCATGGCTGACACCGTCACACCAATAACCCATCAACATTTCAAAGAAGCCTCTAAATTCTATAATTCTCCGGCTTGCCTTTCAATATCTGAACCCTATATTTTATGCTCCCATCAAGCCCTTCATGTGGCAATGACCATCGACAAAGCTTACATCAGGGGATCCATGGCCGCTATTCTTTCCGTACTTCAACACTCCTCTTGTCCCCACAACATTGCCTTCCATTTCCTCATCTCCGCCACCGCAAACGCCTCACTTTTACGCGCCACCATATCCTCCTCCTTCCCTTACCTCTACTTCAGACTACCCTTTTGATCACTCATCTGTTGCGCCTCTTATTTCAACCTCAATCCGTTCAGCTTTAGATTGCCCTTTGAACTACGCTCGAATCTACTTAGCTTCTCTCCTTCCTTCATGCATCCACCGTGTTTTGTACCTTGACTCGGACCTGATTCTCGTCGACGATATTGCTGAACTCGCTGCGATCCAACTCGGAGATAATTCAGTTTTGGCGGCAACAGAATATTGCAGTGCCAACTTCGTTTCTTACTTTACTCCCACGTTTTGGTCCAACCCTTGTTTATCCTTGACTTTTGCGAATCGTAAAGCTTGTTATTTCAACACAGGAGTAATGGTGATGGACCTTGATCGATGGAGAGAAGGGGATTACACGAGGAAGATAGAAGAATGGATGGAGATTCAAAAAAGAATGAGGATTTATGAGCTGGGTTCATTGCCGCCGTTTTTATTAGTTTTCGCTGGGAACATAGTTCCGGTGGATCACAGGTGGAATCAACATGGGCTTGGGGGTGATAACTTTGATGGTCTTTGCCGGGATTTGCATCCTGGTCCGGTTAGTGTTTTACATTGGAGTGGAAAAGGGAAGCCATGGGCGAGGCTTGATGCTAAGACACCCTGCCGTTTGGA contains:
- the LOC107922316 gene encoding E3 ubiquitin-protein ligase RNF185-like isoform 1 (isoform 1 is encoded by transcript variant 1) codes for the protein MASGFGESASHSPHNPSCSTNNANGDAGNFECNICFDLAQDPIVTLCGHLFCWPCLYKWLHTHSRSQECPVCKALVEEQKLVPLYGRGKSSTDPRSKSIPGVNIPNRPAGQRPETAPPPAPNQFPQNGFGFMGGLGGFAPMATARFGNFTLSAAFGGLIPSLFNLQVHGFPDAAMFGPAAGFPYGFPSSYHGGLAHGYHHHHHHHHHRTAQGQQDHYLKMLFLFIIVCVIFAMIYQ
- the LOC107922316 gene encoding E3 ubiquitin-protein ligase RNF185-like isoform 2 (isoform 2 is encoded by transcript variant 2), with the protein product MLMVMLECPVCKALVEEQKLVPLYGRGKSSTDPRSKSIPGVNIPNRPAGQRPETAPPPAPNQFPQNGFGFMGGLGGFAPMATARFGNFTLSAAFGGLIPSLFNLQVHGFPDAAMFGPAAGFPYGFPSSYHGGLAHGYHHHHHHHHHRTAQGQQDHYLKMLFLFIIVCVIFAMIYQ